The Verrucomicrobiia bacterium genome window below encodes:
- the hypA gene encoding hydrogenase maturation nickel metallochaperone HypA, with amino-acid sequence MHEVGIMQGAVLTAEQEARARGATRIHRLRLRVGQLSGVVPEALQFAFEATSLGTMAEGGVLEIETVPAAFWCPHCQLEFPCPDFLPECPHCGRADGELRRGRELELCSIEIS; translated from the coding sequence ATGCATGAAGTTGGCATCATGCAGGGGGCCGTGCTGACGGCCGAGCAGGAGGCGCGGGCCCGTGGCGCCACGCGCATCCACCGCCTGCGTCTGCGGGTGGGCCAGCTCAGCGGGGTGGTGCCTGAGGCCCTGCAATTTGCCTTTGAAGCCACCAGCCTGGGCACGATGGCAGAGGGTGGCGTTTTGGAAATTGAAACCGTGCCGGCCGCGTTTTGGTGCCCCCACTGCCAGTTGGAGTTTCCCTGCCCCGACTTTCTGCCGGAATGTCCGCACTGCGGCCGGGCGGATGGCGAGCTGCGGCGCGGGCGCGAGCTGGAACTCTGCAGCATAGAGATTTCCTGA
- the hypB gene encoding hydrogenase nickel incorporation protein HypB produces the protein MCKDCGCSAGGPVQINGQPMNPPTDPGHGHGHPQAPLAHAHGQGEAIAPHHVEVHQSLLEKNDRYAERNRGFFQAKKWLVLNMLSSPGSGKTTLVQKTAEHLRGRLRVGVIVGDLATDNDAARLRAAGIPVVQITTGTLCHLEAEMVGRALSQLESTPLDILIIENVGNLVCPAAYDLGEHLRAVLLSVTEGEDKPLKYPPVFHSAHAALVTKMDLAEATAFDRERALANLRRISHHARVFELSARTGQGMEEWCDFLTQQHQSLGRGNG, from the coding sequence ATGTGCAAAGATTGTGGATGCAGCGCGGGCGGGCCGGTGCAAATCAACGGTCAACCGATGAATCCCCCCACCGACCCCGGGCATGGGCACGGACATCCGCAGGCGCCCTTAGCGCATGCTCATGGCCAGGGCGAGGCAATCGCCCCCCACCATGTGGAGGTTCACCAATCGCTGCTGGAGAAAAACGACCGTTATGCCGAGCGAAATCGCGGCTTTTTCCAGGCCAAAAAATGGCTGGTGCTCAACATGCTTTCCTCGCCCGGCTCCGGCAAGACCACGCTGGTGCAGAAGACGGCGGAGCATTTGCGCGGCCGGCTGCGGGTGGGCGTGATTGTGGGCGACCTGGCCACGGACAACGACGCGGCGCGCCTCCGGGCGGCGGGCATTCCGGTGGTGCAAATCACCACCGGCACTTTATGCCATTTGGAAGCGGAGATGGTGGGGCGGGCCTTGAGCCAGCTTGAAAGCACGCCCCTGGACATTCTGATTATTGAAAACGTCGGCAACCTCGTCTGTCCCGCCGCCTACGATCTCGGCGAACATCTGCGGGCCGTGCTGCTGTCTGTCACCGAAGGCGAGGACAAGCCGCTCAAGTACCCGCCGGTGTTCCACAGCGCCCACGCGGCCCTTGTGACCAAAATGGATCTGGCCGAGGCCACCGCCTTTGATCGCGAACGCGCCCTGGCCAACTTGCGCCGCATCAGTCATCACGCCCGCGTTTTTGAGCTTTCCGCCCGCACCGGCCAGGGCATGGAGGAATGGTGTGATTTTCTGACCCAGCAGCATCAATCCCTCGGCCGTGGCAATGGATAA